A single window of Hymenobacter sp. APR13 DNA harbors:
- a CDS encoding agmatine deiminase family protein yields the protein MADTLAVRYPGAARALQAAVEAAGRVQLELAGTRDVWVRDFMPVSTGDGSRVLFRYYPEYLRPARWRATITDAAPICQALGVSVRTSDMVVDGGNVVWVGRRAVLTDRVFSDNAALPAEQVRRRLLEELRAEELIIVPAHPQDFTGHVDGMLFPVDAQTVLLSAYPREKPAFREELHQALQRAGITWQPLPYNPYTNPTFTDAAGEYANALRLDATILVPVFGRSEDEEALRCYEHAFPHCSIQGVVANEIARDGGALHCVTWTG from the coding sequence GTGGCTGATACCCTGGCGGTGCGCTATCCCGGCGCCGCCAGGGCCCTGCAGGCGGCGGTGGAAGCGGCGGGGCGCGTGCAGCTTGAGCTGGCGGGCACGCGGGACGTCTGGGTACGCGACTTTATGCCGGTGAGCACCGGGGACGGCAGCCGGGTGCTATTCCGCTACTATCCCGAATACCTGCGCCCTGCCCGGTGGCGGGCCACCATAACGGATGCAGCACCTATCTGCCAGGCACTGGGGGTAAGTGTGCGTACCTCAGACATGGTGGTGGACGGGGGAAACGTGGTGTGGGTGGGCCGGCGGGCAGTGCTGACCGACCGGGTGTTCAGCGACAACGCCGCCCTACCGGCCGAGCAAGTGCGGCGTCGGCTACTCGAGGAGTTGCGGGCGGAGGAGCTGATCATCGTGCCGGCACACCCCCAGGACTTTACGGGTCATGTGGATGGGATGCTGTTTCCGGTGGATGCGCAGACCGTGCTGCTCAGCGCGTACCCTCGGGAGAAGCCGGCTTTTCGGGAAGAACTGCACCAGGCATTGCAGCGGGCAGGCATTACCTGGCAGCCGCTGCCGTACAATCCCTACACCAACCCGACGTTCACGGACGCGGCCGGGGAATACGCCAACGCGCTTCGGCTGGACGCAACGATTCTGGTCCCGGTATTCGGGCGCAGCGAAGATGAGGAAGCCCTGCGGTGCTATGAGCATGCTTTCCCTCACTGCTCAATACAGGGTGTGGTAGCAAACGAAATAGCCAGAGACGGAGGGGCCTTGCACTGCGTGACCTGGACCGGGTAG
- a CDS encoding sensor histidine kinase, producing MYASVTYALRTQRQLREQERGLLEANIAFLKSQINPHFLFNALNFLYAQVYPLSEPTAKSVLLLSDIMRYAINEGGEQGKVMLDKELQHLRNYVALNQLRFGHKLQVQFEVQGSTQFLLILPLVLLTFVENCFKHGELFDAAHPVLVQVRVQENQLTFFTSNRKHGGPIEHSTGIGLDNTRRRLAAFYPGRHQLTIHDTPDSYATHLTLTL from the coding sequence GTGTACGCCTCCGTTACCTATGCGCTTCGTACCCAACGACAGTTGCGAGAGCAGGAGCGGGGGTTGCTGGAGGCCAATATTGCCTTCCTGAAAAGCCAGATCAACCCGCACTTTCTCTTCAACGCCCTCAACTTCCTCTACGCCCAGGTCTACCCGCTCTCCGAGCCCACGGCCAAAAGCGTGCTGCTGCTCTCCGATATCATGCGCTACGCCATCAATGAGGGCGGCGAGCAGGGCAAGGTGATGCTGGACAAGGAACTCCAGCACCTGCGCAACTACGTGGCCCTGAATCAGCTGCGTTTCGGCCACAAGCTGCAGGTGCAGTTTGAGGTGCAGGGCAGCACGCAGTTTCTGCTGATACTGCCGCTGGTGCTGCTCACCTTCGTCGAGAACTGCTTCAAACACGGCGAGCTCTTCGATGCCGCCCATCCGGTGCTGGTGCAGGTGCGGGTGCAGGAAAACCAGCTCACCTTCTTCACCAGCAACCGCAAGCACGGCGGCCCCATCGAGCACTCCACCGGCATCGGCTTGGACAACACCCGCCGCCGCCTGGCCGCCTTCTACCCCGGCCGCCACCAGCTTACCATCCACGACACGCCCGACTCCTACGCCACCCACCTGACGCTGACCCTATAG
- a CDS encoding LytR/AlgR family response regulator transcription factor — protein sequence MIRCLIVDDEQGAIDILSQFVAKTPFLELVASTTNPVEALRLVATQPIDLVFLDIHMPQLSGLEVMPLLTGKCQVILTTAYSEFALKGFELEALDYLLKPIAFERFVKAAQKALKAQTLPAQPLALPPDDYIFVKLESKGKMRKVRFEDIVYVEGLKNYVSIYTEQERIITLLNIKDLQERLPAAQFMRVHKSYIVSLTKIKALDGNLILFQDGKASAPLGDTYRSGFFEALQRHVVGSKDSGKPC from the coding sequence GTGATACGCTGCCTGATTGTGGATGATGAGCAGGGCGCCATCGATATCCTAAGCCAGTTCGTGGCGAAAACGCCCTTTCTGGAGCTGGTGGCCAGCACCACCAACCCCGTGGAGGCCCTGCGCCTAGTGGCCACCCAGCCCATTGACCTGGTGTTTCTCGACATCCACATGCCCCAGCTCTCAGGGCTGGAGGTAATGCCGCTACTCACGGGCAAGTGTCAGGTGATTCTGACCACAGCCTACAGCGAATTCGCCCTGAAAGGCTTCGAGCTGGAAGCCCTGGACTACCTGCTCAAGCCCATTGCCTTCGAGCGGTTTGTCAAAGCCGCCCAAAAGGCGCTCAAGGCCCAGACCCTGCCCGCTCAGCCTCTGGCCCTGCCGCCCGACGATTACATCTTCGTCAAGCTGGAAAGCAAGGGCAAGATGCGCAAAGTGCGCTTCGAGGACATTGTGTACGTGGAGGGGCTCAAAAACTACGTGTCCATCTATACCGAGCAGGAGCGCATCATCACGCTGCTCAACATCAAGGACTTGCAGGAGCGGCTCCCGGCGGCGCAGTTTATGCGGGTGCACAAGTCCTACATCGTGTCGCTGACCAAGATTAAAGCGCTGGATGGCAACCTGATTCTGTTTCAGGATGGCAAAGCCAGCGCCCCGCTCGGCGACACCTACCGGAGCGGCTTTTTCGAGGCCCTGCAGCGCCACGTAGTCGGCAGTAAAGACAGCGGCAAGCCCTGCTAA
- a CDS encoding porin family protein produces the protein MKGLSTLVLAMTLASSSYGQRFLPGIKAGANFSRYTGNGTGNYQRLAGFHGGLVGNLPLSATGGFALQPELLYSQKGAEVEQSGSRFTSRMHYLELPVLARINTAGFIIEAGPQLGYLLSHDNRFTGPAVSVKHKKIDVGYAVGVGYQLTSGPSIGLRYNGGVSTIFSEVIAGTVNPKNEAFQLYVGYLFGAKK, from the coding sequence ATGAAAGGATTAAGCACACTCGTTTTGGCAATGACCCTGGCCAGCAGCAGCTACGGGCAGCGTTTTCTGCCCGGGATAAAAGCCGGCGCTAACTTCAGTCGGTATACCGGCAATGGAACAGGGAATTACCAGCGCTTAGCGGGCTTTCACGGGGGGCTGGTCGGCAATCTGCCGCTCTCGGCCACGGGGGGCTTCGCTCTTCAGCCAGAGCTGTTGTACTCGCAGAAAGGAGCTGAGGTGGAGCAAAGTGGGAGCCGCTTCACTTCGCGGATGCACTACCTGGAGCTGCCTGTTCTGGCACGAATCAACACGGCCGGATTTATCATCGAGGCCGGACCGCAGCTAGGGTATCTGCTAAGCCACGATAATCGGTTTACGGGGCCTGCTGTATCGGTTAAACACAAGAAAATTGACGTGGGCTATGCCGTTGGCGTTGGCTATCAGCTGACAAGCGGGCCGAGCATCGGCTTGCGGTACAATGGGGGAGTAAGCACCATATTTTCCGAAGTAATTGCAGGGACTGTTAATCCTAAAAACGAAGCGTTTCAGCTGTATGTCGGCTATCTGTTTGGCGCTAAGAAATAA
- a CDS encoding outer membrane beta-barrel protein: MMIRFYCIGFLLFITCPSWAQTDQPGPFPRAYVGLQYGRQDYQLLVTTTSGSPRAEAGRTNARRPQLTVGYQFTPRLALQAGFAPLRESFTYGGTGTNNTGQTLVERGQSATRSLALPVLARYTFAVKPWKNLQLDMLGGTVLFWSRGKSEFTRTENGVGTTQSVVSTQVNNAFLAAGPSARYEAGRHLAGFVDWMFYKNVKSTTAYPGSNLGNKTGITNSVNLGIRYQFGYR; encoded by the coding sequence ATGATGATTCGCTTCTACTGCATCGGCTTTCTGTTATTCATTACTTGCCCTTCGTGGGCTCAAACCGACCAACCAGGTCCTTTCCCCCGAGCCTATGTGGGCCTGCAATACGGGCGGCAGGATTACCAGCTGTTGGTGACAACAACCTCCGGTTCACCCCGTGCAGAGGCCGGCCGCACGAATGCCCGTCGTCCACAGCTGACGGTTGGCTATCAGTTTACCCCCCGATTGGCCCTGCAGGCAGGTTTTGCGCCCCTGAGGGAATCCTTCACATACGGAGGCACCGGTACCAACAACACGGGACAAACGTTGGTCGAGCGGGGGCAGTCTGCTACGCGTAGCCTGGCCCTGCCTGTTCTGGCCCGATACACCTTCGCGGTCAAGCCCTGGAAGAACCTGCAGCTGGATATGCTGGGCGGCACAGTGCTGTTCTGGTCACGGGGCAAAAGTGAGTTTACCCGCACGGAAAATGGCGTAGGCACCACGCAGTCGGTCGTTTCGACGCAGGTGAACAATGCGTTTCTGGCAGCCGGTCCGAGTGCCCGCTACGAAGCAGGGCGTCATCTGGCGGGGTTCGTGGATTGGATGTTTTACAAAAATGTGAAATCCACTACCGCTTACCCCGGAAGCAACCTGGGAAACAAAACCGGCATCACCAACTCCGTTAACCTGGGTATTCGCTATCAATTTGGTTATCGGTAA
- a CDS encoding S41 family peptidase: MKRSSLLLLLLLSAFVVQAQTNAGALPDSVDAFLAKSLHLLQTHSLERNAVDWPALRQAVYQRVQGAQTIRELLPVYPFVFEQLKDDHGWLTYQGKTYKWRNPARPAYTNSAVKEALAKKPGIVVKILPHRTGYIQLPGINAGGSLQQMRDAAQMVQDSLCRLDPDKVRAWIIDLRLNDGGAMAPMLAGIAPLLGDGYLGGFVDKDGKADQQWYLRQGNFYLDTLQVTTLQTRCPARKTGKPIAVLLSGRTASSGEIVAISLKGRPATRFFGEPTYGATTANESYRISGSSYLTIAGLQDADRNHTAYKSSLVPDVLITGGDNFRDLTQDAKVKEALRWLRTTRPTRVPPAGSLPDRAEKQR, from the coding sequence ATGAAACGAAGCTCTTTATTGCTGCTGCTCCTCCTGAGCGCCTTTGTCGTGCAGGCTCAGACCAACGCCGGGGCACTTCCCGACTCCGTGGACGCTTTCCTGGCCAAGAGCCTGCACCTTCTGCAAACGCATTCACTGGAGCGTAATGCGGTGGACTGGCCTGCCCTTCGCCAGGCAGTGTATCAGCGGGTGCAGGGTGCCCAAACGATTCGGGAACTGCTGCCGGTCTATCCTTTCGTATTCGAGCAGCTAAAGGATGACCACGGCTGGCTCACGTACCAGGGCAAAACCTACAAATGGCGCAACCCTGCCCGCCCGGCCTACACCAATAGCGCAGTGAAAGAAGCGCTGGCAAAAAAGCCGGGCATTGTCGTAAAAATTCTTCCCCATCGTACCGGCTATATTCAGCTGCCGGGCATCAACGCGGGCGGCAGCTTGCAGCAGATGCGCGATGCTGCCCAAATGGTGCAGGACTCTCTCTGTCGCCTCGACCCCGATAAAGTCAGGGCCTGGATCATTGACCTTCGATTGAATGATGGCGGCGCGATGGCGCCCATGCTGGCCGGCATCGCGCCCCTGTTAGGGGATGGGTACCTGGGCGGGTTTGTCGATAAAGACGGCAAGGCCGACCAACAGTGGTATCTGCGGCAGGGCAACTTCTACCTGGATACCCTGCAGGTAACCACCCTGCAGACTCGCTGTCCGGCCAGAAAAACCGGCAAGCCCATTGCCGTCCTGCTGAGCGGCAGAACGGCCAGCTCCGGTGAAATAGTGGCCATCAGTCTGAAAGGCCGGCCGGCTACCCGGTTCTTTGGCGAGCCCACATATGGTGCCACCACGGCCAATGAAAGCTACCGCATCAGTGGCAGTTCCTACCTCACCATCGCCGGCCTGCAGGACGCGGACCGCAACCATACCGCCTACAAGTCCAGCCTGGTGCCCGATGTGCTCATTACGGGTGGTGACAACTTCAGGGACTTAACGCAGGACGCGAAAGTAAAAGAGGCCTTGCGGTGGCTAAGAACCACCAGGCCTACTCGCGTTCCGCCTGCTGGTTCGCTTCCTGATAGAGCCGAAAAACAACGGTAA
- a CDS encoding carboxypeptidase-like regulatory domain-containing protein: MFLTYSLRCALFLLGCVLFLVTSSCSKKDDPVPAPTQGQVQGTVLPIGAARTVTLTAADGRTSTTAPDAAGAFAFPDLVPGTYSLSAEPTSSYNPLDPVSLVVKAGETTPGALRFVRSFRIQGTMSWQQGGTPYTATVFSGQIQDNLFSLEGRTVADASGVSRSVSVVLSGLGGRNPVVFRGAGFYPLGLSEFTFALCHEQVGTSFDRYATGSGASSVGNVLISRYDPVALVAAGSFEFIAVPVTNGTGNATSTQTITNGRFDITF; the protein is encoded by the coding sequence ATGTTTCTTACCTACTCCCTGCGCTGTGCTCTTTTCCTGCTCGGCTGCGTGCTGTTCCTCGTTACCAGCTCGTGTTCCAAGAAAGATGACCCGGTACCGGCACCCACCCAGGGACAGGTTCAGGGTACCGTTCTCCCAATCGGGGCTGCCCGCACCGTTACCCTGACCGCCGCCGATGGCCGCACGAGCACCACAGCGCCGGATGCGGCCGGCGCTTTCGCTTTCCCGGATCTGGTGCCCGGTACCTACTCGCTCTCGGCCGAGCCGACCAGCAGCTACAACCCCCTGGACCCCGTTTCTTTAGTGGTCAAAGCCGGGGAAACCACCCCCGGGGCCCTGCGCTTTGTGCGTAGCTTTCGGATTCAGGGCACCATGAGCTGGCAGCAGGGCGGCACGCCCTACACCGCCACGGTTTTTTCCGGGCAGATTCAGGATAATCTCTTCTCCCTGGAAGGCCGCACCGTCGCCGATGCCAGTGGCGTCTCGCGCAGCGTGAGCGTGGTGCTGAGTGGCCTGGGCGGCCGCAACCCGGTTGTCTTCAGGGGTGCTGGATTCTACCCACTGGGCCTGAGTGAGTTCACGTTTGCCTTGTGTCACGAGCAGGTCGGTACTTCGTTCGACCGCTACGCTACGGGCAGCGGCGCCAGCTCGGTAGGGAACGTGCTGATCAGCCGCTACGACCCGGTCGCGCTGGTGGCCGCCGGTTCCTTTGAGTTCATAGCGGTGCCCGTCACCAACGGCACCGGCAACGCCACCTCCACGCAAACCATTACCAACGGCCGGTTCGACATCACTTTTTAA
- a CDS encoding DUF6266 family protein, which translates to MARIRSLLGDIEGSAGQITFSKQNGKNILRQKVGSNSSNSPAQQNTRSRFKLLADLFRRFGGAVQLGLKSQGGQSPYNRFVGQNFANTQADALNVATVDYTSLVLSNGAVEPLAGVSAVLDAATGKVTVSFADNSNGNTALDTDLVKALVVNKTTGRVVTAADEDSTRADGAVELEDDALTGAVAADLVALAFAYRANGSDASATSAAQVA; encoded by the coding sequence ATGGCACGCATTCGCAGCCTGCTCGGCGACATTGAAGGCTCGGCCGGGCAAATCACCTTCAGCAAGCAGAATGGCAAAAACATTCTGCGCCAAAAAGTGGGCAGCAACTCCAGCAACTCGCCCGCCCAGCAGAACACGCGCAGCCGCTTCAAGCTGCTGGCCGACCTGTTCCGCCGCTTCGGCGGGGCCGTGCAGCTGGGCCTGAAAAGCCAGGGCGGGCAGTCGCCCTACAACCGCTTCGTGGGCCAGAACTTCGCCAACACCCAGGCCGACGCGCTGAACGTGGCCACGGTGGACTACACCAGTCTGGTACTTTCGAACGGGGCGGTGGAGCCGCTCGCGGGCGTTTCGGCCGTGCTCGACGCGGCCACCGGCAAGGTAACGGTGAGCTTCGCCGACAACAGCAACGGCAACACGGCCCTGGACACTGACCTGGTGAAGGCCCTGGTGGTCAACAAAACCACCGGCCGGGTGGTGACGGCCGCCGACGAGGACAGCACCCGCGCCGACGGCGCGGTGGAGTTGGAGGACGACGCGCTGACGGGCGCCGTGGCCGCCGACCTGGTGGCCCTGGCCTTCGCCTACCGCGCCAACGGCTCGGACGCCTCGGCCACCAGTGCCGCGCAGGTAGCCTAG
- a CDS encoding thermonuclease family protein, protein MQLFRALLAAILLTGNVSVRAQVRASRLPRLLRPAPAAGLPASPVWQLVRMERVVDADTYEVATAGGRARVRLLGVDAPEADQPFGPEATALVGALLRRQYVWVQVRGRDLYGRHLAAVRLRPAAFSPAGPVALDSVLVVRGWAWAYEPDRATARRLAEQQLAQRTGRGLWQCPQPIEPRLWRGLDTETKRRNRGGCPRLQASR, encoded by the coding sequence ATGCAGCTATTCAGGGCACTTCTGGCAGCTATTCTCCTGACGGGCAATGTATCCGTCCGGGCCCAGGTGCGCGCCAGCCGGTTGCCCCGACTGCTGCGGCCCGCACCGGCCGCCGGGCTGCCGGCCTCGCCAGTCTGGCAACTGGTGCGAATGGAGCGGGTGGTGGACGCCGACACCTACGAGGTGGCCACGGCCGGTGGCCGGGCCCGGGTCCGGCTGCTGGGGGTGGACGCGCCGGAAGCGGATCAGCCGTTCGGGCCCGAGGCCACGGCACTGGTCGGGGCGCTGCTGCGCCGGCAGTACGTGTGGGTGCAGGTGCGGGGCCGGGACCTGTACGGGCGGCACCTGGCCGCGGTGCGGCTGCGGCCGGCGGCCTTCTCCCCGGCCGGACCGGTGGCACTGGATAGTGTGCTGGTGGTGCGCGGCTGGGCCTGGGCCTATGAGCCGGACCGGGCTACGGCCCGGCGGCTGGCCGAGCAGCAGCTGGCCCAGCGGACCGGCCGGGGGCTGTGGCAGTGCCCACAGCCGATAGAGCCGCGCCTGTGGCGCGGCCTGGACACAGAAACGAAGCGGCGCAACCGGGGCGGCTGCCCCCGGCTGCAGGCAAGCCGCTGA
- a CDS encoding amidohydrolase family protein has product MLNSVRKRYLGCLMGIFSLGLASSQLSSGPAPAPDVLVLKGRVIDGTGAAPLEQGLVILAAGKIQYVGRQGSRDYPATARVVDVGDGTILPGLIDLHVHLRPHYWDAFLPAGVTTVRDANNALATLRALQQDTAPRPRLLYTGPMLDGPTTIMKKFFPDSLVARYVRPATAGPIGELIAQQVETPAQARAAVDSLAAHGASFVKLYEQLPLAAYQAAAAQARKRGLRVMTDLGMLQTRGLKGAQVDALQALQAGVHSIEHASGYALAYQRLGGDPMAPLNARLIDQLARATVRGHTTLVPTLSVFYGTVQPDSARQDLATLPGGKAIPAPMLDWFEQQAHQHTPASRGRAAADLRLAQALVRRVQQLGGLIGAGTDVPAGDYNLPGGNLHRELALLVEAGLPPVAAIQAATGTAARLLGLPAIGTLRRGNVADVVVVAGNPAQDIRATRLVRYVIQAGRLLPNQ; this is encoded by the coding sequence ATGCTAAACAGCGTACGCAAACGCTATCTGGGCTGCTTGATGGGCATCTTTTCGCTGGGCTTGGCCAGCAGTCAGCTTTCCTCCGGGCCCGCGCCGGCGCCTGACGTGCTGGTACTGAAAGGGCGGGTGATTGATGGGACCGGCGCCGCGCCGCTGGAGCAGGGACTGGTCATTCTGGCGGCGGGTAAAATCCAGTACGTCGGCCGGCAGGGCAGCCGCGACTATCCGGCCACGGCGCGGGTGGTCGACGTGGGCGACGGCACCATCCTGCCCGGCCTGATTGATCTGCACGTGCACCTGCGGCCCCATTACTGGGATGCGTTCCTGCCAGCGGGGGTGACCACGGTGCGCGATGCCAACAACGCCCTGGCCACGCTTCGCGCCCTGCAGCAGGATACCGCCCCCCGGCCCCGCCTGCTCTACACCGGCCCTATGCTGGACGGCCCCACCACCATCATGAAGAAGTTTTTCCCCGACTCCCTGGTGGCCCGCTACGTGCGGCCGGCCACGGCCGGCCCCATCGGGGAGCTAATCGCCCAGCAGGTGGAAACCCCGGCCCAGGCGCGGGCTGCCGTCGATAGCCTGGCCGCGCACGGGGCCTCGTTTGTCAAGCTCTACGAGCAGCTGCCGCTCGCCGCCTACCAGGCCGCTGCGGCCCAGGCCCGCAAGCGCGGCCTGCGCGTGATGACGGACCTGGGCATGCTCCAGACCCGCGGGCTGAAAGGCGCGCAGGTGGACGCGCTGCAGGCCCTGCAGGCGGGGGTGCACAGCATCGAGCACGCCAGCGGCTACGCTCTGGCCTACCAGCGCCTGGGCGGCGACCCGATGGCCCCCCTGAATGCCCGGCTGATTGACCAGTTGGCCCGCGCCACGGTGCGCGGCCACACGACGCTGGTGCCCACACTGTCCGTGTTTTACGGTACCGTGCAGCCCGATTCCGCCCGCCAGGATCTGGCCACGCTGCCCGGGGGCAAGGCCATCCCGGCCCCAATGCTGGACTGGTTCGAGCAGCAGGCCCACCAGCACACACCCGCTTCCCGGGGGCGGGCGGCGGCCGACCTGCGCCTGGCTCAGGCCCTGGTGCGGCGGGTGCAGCAGCTGGGCGGACTTATCGGGGCGGGCACGGACGTGCCGGCGGGCGACTACAACCTGCCCGGTGGCAACCTGCACCGCGAACTGGCCCTGCTGGTGGAAGCGGGCCTGCCGCCCGTGGCGGCCATCCAGGCGGCCACGGGCACTGCCGCCCGCCTGCTCGGCCTGCCGGCCATTGGCACCCTGCGACGGGGCAACGTGGCCGACGTGGTAGTAGTAGCGGGCAACCCTGCCCAGGATATCCGGGCCACGCGCCTGGTGCGCTACGTGATACAGGCCGGCCGCCTTCTACCCAATCAGTAA
- a CDS encoding tyrosine-type recombinase/integrase, whose product MTIQFYLRDPESATPTAVYLLARTGGQRLRLSTGEKCLPSQWDDKRQQFRRSYPGYQEANELLASMAARLVEAHRRQRAAGSTPTPATLKEALNPAPAPVVLEQRLIELMTEFREILRGRGYMRDTLRHYLVSRNWLRDFEAYRGRKLLVESYSLADHDALLHYLTIQRKLAPNSVYTLVKNLKALLRHLRDERGYTLGLDLKHLKAVPVDVDKVYLTADELARLYRTVLPDNLAPVRDVFLFCCYTGLRYSDVYQLHGGNVAGWDGGQVLRLTQSKTRRPVSIYLTEAARGILDKYAGERAKLLPVYQNQVMNRYLKRVCRLAGVTGLVEVVEIVQGRVSKTQQPKYELITMHTARHTFATQSLLRGMPVEVLQKILGHANIKTTLIYAKIVEDFQHQTMRRVWEDAPTPAPVAADTICAVESSAA is encoded by the coding sequence ATGACGATCCAATTCTACCTCCGGGACCCTGAATCGGCTACTCCTACGGCCGTGTACCTGTTGGCGCGCACGGGCGGCCAACGATTACGCCTCAGCACCGGCGAGAAGTGCCTGCCCAGCCAGTGGGATGACAAGCGCCAACAGTTCCGCCGCTCCTATCCCGGCTATCAGGAGGCCAATGAGTTGCTGGCCTCAATGGCGGCGCGCCTGGTGGAGGCGCACCGCCGGCAGCGGGCGGCCGGAAGTACGCCCACCCCGGCCACCTTAAAGGAAGCGCTGAACCCCGCGCCGGCACCCGTGGTGCTGGAACAACGCCTTATCGAGCTGATGACGGAATTCCGGGAAATCCTGCGGGGCCGGGGCTACATGCGCGATACGCTGCGCCACTACCTGGTTTCGCGGAACTGGCTGCGGGACTTTGAAGCGTATCGGGGCCGCAAACTGCTGGTGGAATCATACTCGCTGGCTGACCATGACGCCCTGCTACATTACCTGACCATCCAGCGCAAGCTTGCTCCGAACTCAGTGTACACGCTGGTGAAGAATCTGAAAGCCCTGCTCCGACACTTGCGGGACGAAAGAGGCTACACGCTTGGCCTGGACCTGAAGCACCTCAAGGCCGTGCCGGTGGACGTGGACAAGGTGTACCTGACCGCCGACGAGCTGGCGCGCCTGTATCGGACGGTACTGCCGGACAACCTGGCGCCGGTGCGGGACGTGTTTCTGTTCTGCTGCTACACCGGGCTACGCTATTCCGACGTGTATCAGCTGCACGGCGGCAACGTGGCGGGCTGGGACGGCGGGCAGGTGCTGCGGCTCACGCAAAGCAAGACGCGGCGGCCGGTGAGCATTTATCTCACGGAAGCGGCCCGGGGGATTCTGGATAAATACGCCGGCGAGCGGGCGAAGCTATTACCCGTGTATCAGAACCAGGTGATGAACCGGTATCTGAAGCGGGTATGCCGGCTGGCAGGAGTTACGGGACTGGTGGAGGTGGTGGAGATAGTGCAGGGGCGGGTTTCTAAAACGCAGCAGCCGAAGTACGAGCTGATAACGATGCACACGGCCCGGCACACCTTCGCCACCCAGAGCCTGCTGCGGGGTATGCCGGTGGAAGTCCTGCAGAAGATCCTCGGGCACGCCAACATCAAAACCACGCTGATTTACGCCAAGATCGTGGAGGACTTCCAGCACCAGACCATGCGGCGCGTCTGGGAAGACGCCCCCACACCGGCGCCGGTGGCGGCCGACACCATCTGCGCGGTGGAGTCCTCGGCCGCCTGA